From one Flavobacterium sp. N502536 genomic stretch:
- a CDS encoding S41 family peptidase, with protein sequence MNPKKLLSVFLLLLLFSFSCTIQAQSSNKTMKDSLMLYNKMLSQKQMQEDLKTLLAINEKANSGLYQYRSKKQVDSIYNSAIKSIKKPMSTIEFYKIMLRLSDYEGSLHNYTIPDLSLINFLNRQKSFFPFPLVYINGQIIFDGQSSDIPPGSRIKSINGINDAQLMRSFYKYYTTDGHHVTQKLSASVNKSFGLNYLLEYGLCDEFIVEYSAPKSESLQKTVLRAVTLKERTANLKNRFSAPVTDLLDYKKQSPYSFRMLNPTVGLLNLRFFGMAYGSDDPKFKPYVRFLDSVFAELDKNKVANLIIDVRNNPGGSDPMFEQPVMYLTNKSFKENEKATIIFDPSVLPLEKYFWGTSTSERMDSTALKAGKEYLKSLYPVFENKISIQNQKYNPIYHPKSPLFKGKLYLLINENVASAASHFASLVKGFVDNVTIVGVETVGGYYVHNGHSPLVYELPNSKVKTQFSIVNVVQDAPKKENQPEGHGTMPDYEVWPTLEDFFQHKDTQMEFVLKLIAK encoded by the coding sequence GTGAATCCTAAAAAACTGCTGTCTGTCTTTCTTCTCTTATTGCTGTTTTCCTTCTCCTGTACCATTCAGGCGCAAAGCTCTAATAAGACCATGAAGGATAGTTTAATGTTGTACAATAAAATGCTTTCGCAAAAACAAATGCAGGAGGATCTTAAAACGCTCCTTGCCATAAATGAAAAAGCAAATTCCGGTTTATACCAATACCGCTCTAAAAAACAAGTAGACAGTATTTACAATAGTGCCATTAAAAGTATTAAAAAACCTATGAGCACTATCGAGTTTTACAAAATAATGCTTCGTTTGTCCGATTATGAAGGAAGTTTACACAATTACACCATTCCTGATCTCAGTTTAATCAATTTTCTGAACAGACAAAAATCATTTTTCCCTTTTCCTCTGGTCTATATTAACGGACAAATTATTTTTGACGGTCAATCATCGGATATACCTCCCGGCTCGAGAATAAAAAGTATAAACGGAATAAATGACGCACAATTAATGCGCTCTTTCTACAAATATTATACAACAGACGGTCATCATGTTACCCAAAAATTATCGGCCAGTGTAAATAAATCGTTTGGATTAAACTACCTGCTCGAATACGGTCTTTGTGATGAATTTATTGTAGAATACAGCGCGCCAAAATCGGAGTCTCTTCAAAAGACAGTGCTTCGTGCAGTAACGCTGAAGGAAAGAACAGCCAACCTTAAAAATAGATTTAGTGCTCCGGTTACTGATTTACTAGATTATAAAAAGCAGTCTCCTTATAGCTTTCGTATGCTTAACCCGACTGTAGGTTTGTTGAATCTAAGATTTTTTGGTATGGCCTACGGATCAGACGATCCTAAGTTTAAACCGTATGTCCGATTTTTGGATAGCGTTTTTGCAGAATTGGACAAAAACAAGGTTGCTAATCTAATTATTGATGTTAGAAATAATCCGGGTGGTAGTGACCCTATGTTTGAACAGCCTGTGATGTATCTTACCAATAAATCCTTCAAAGAAAATGAAAAGGCTACCATCATCTTCGATCCTTCTGTTTTACCTCTCGAAAAGTATTTTTGGGGTACCTCAACTTCAGAACGAATGGATAGTACTGCTCTAAAAGCGGGAAAAGAATACCTAAAGTCACTGTATCCGGTTTTCGAAAACAAAATAAGTATTCAGAATCAAAAATACAATCCGATTTATCATCCTAAATCACCGCTCTTTAAAGGCAAGCTTTATCTTTTGATTAATGAAAATGTGGCATCAGCTGCTTCTCATTTTGCCTCTCTGGTAAAAGGTTTTGTGGATAATGTTACCATCGTGGGTGTGGAAACCGTTGGAGGTTACTATGTACACAATGGACATTCACCACTAGTTTATGAACTTCCCAACTCAAAAGTAAAAACACAATTTTCTATTGTCAATGTCGTACAGGATGCTCCTAAAAAAGAGAATCAGCCGGAAGGCCACGGTACTATGCCTGATTACGAAGTTTGGCCTACTTTAGAGGATTTCTTTCAACATAAGGATACACAAATGGAATTTGTTCTTAAGCTGATTGCAAAATAG
- a CDS encoding Crp/Fnr family transcriptional regulator gives MYIEQIIETISTTYVTLTDECKVDLKKGSKILTLDKDTILVKEGQFADKLYFIINGSARAYYTKNGKDITDWFAFEGDFVSAIDSFFRGGSTIYNIELLEPTTLLQISRETVLALSDKHHCFEKLGGIAVTKTMLKLRERVVSIQFESALQKYKSLLDTRPDIIQRVQLTHIASYIGVTLETLSRIRNPKYRI, from the coding sequence ATGTACATTGAGCAAATAATAGAAACTATAAGTACCACCTACGTTACGTTAACAGACGAGTGTAAAGTAGATCTTAAAAAAGGATCAAAGATCTTGACACTTGACAAAGACACTATCCTTGTAAAAGAAGGTCAATTTGCAGATAAACTTTATTTTATAATTAATGGCAGTGCCAGAGCTTATTATACCAAAAATGGTAAGGATATTACAGATTGGTTTGCATTTGAGGGTGATTTTGTAAGTGCCATTGATAGCTTTTTCCGAGGCGGTTCAACGATATACAATATCGAATTGCTTGAACCCACAACTTTGTTGCAAATTTCAAGAGAAACAGTATTGGCATTGAGCGACAAACATCATTGTTTTGAGAAATTAGGAGGAATTGCAGTAACCAAAACAATGCTTAAATTGCGGGAAAGAGTTGTTTCGATACAATTTGAGAGTGCTTTGCAGAAATATAAAAGTCTATTAGATACGCGCCCGGATATTATTCAACGCGTACAATTAACACATATTGCTTCCTACATTGGCGTTACCCTTGAAACTTTGAGCCGGATTCGCAATCCAAAATACCGAATTTGA
- a CDS encoding alpha-keto acid decarboxylase family protein: MKPTKDFTVADYLLTRLKQLNVTEVFQIPGDYVKHFTQALEDFDGIKTIGTSNELDASYAADAYARTRGLGAVSLQYGVSTYSALNAIAGAYVERSPVVVISATPGADARQIGSMYNVLYHHSTGNLNADQEIFERVTVAAETLSSSVDAPEKIDQLIIAALTHQRPVYIACYKEVWGEPCPKPSAKKLEPQIIKSEAAELENAVAQAWSQISKSKTPLIFAGVELLRHNLTKQLEELIKASGMLYTTTSLGKTVLDEKGDKFIGTYSDQASIPEVIKLVEASDCILSLGTIITDDYLWLVENKFSDMIQATTQEMRVGYFTYTGVTLKDFIEALTARFKKAAGYPLKTVAPAQPKFPEPWRSNSDPKYDKTPEVITFNRFFERATFFLEKQKMLDDIVMTFGVSTSMYVATNIYGLSKNAYISSAAWQCIGFETGAASGAQLGSGKQAWTVAGDGGFMMIAQSLSTLVRYNINSVIFVMSNGVYAIEQVYVDIDSFKAGPTHKFDEFDILPKWDYQALAKAFGANSYRAETVAELDEVLSKLKKKTNLPTLVEIIIPQKDLAQQMERLGTE, encoded by the coding sequence ATGAAACCTACAAAAGATTTTACAGTTGCAGACTATCTGCTCACCCGACTCAAACAATTAAATGTTACCGAGGTCTTTCAGATTCCGGGCGACTACGTAAAACATTTTACACAGGCTCTGGAAGACTTTGATGGAATTAAAACCATTGGAACTTCAAACGAATTGGATGCTTCATATGCGGCAGATGCCTACGCACGTACCCGTGGTCTGGGAGCAGTATCTTTACAGTATGGTGTAAGTACTTATAGTGCCTTAAATGCTATTGCCGGAGCTTATGTAGAGCGCAGCCCTGTGGTTGTAATCAGTGCTACACCCGGAGCAGATGCAAGGCAGATTGGGAGCATGTACAACGTGCTTTACCATCATTCGACAGGTAATCTCAATGCCGATCAGGAAATTTTTGAAAGAGTAACGGTTGCGGCCGAAACCCTGAGCAGTTCGGTAGATGCACCTGAAAAAATTGATCAATTAATTATTGCGGCGCTTACACATCAGCGTCCTGTATATATTGCCTGTTATAAAGAGGTGTGGGGCGAACCTTGTCCTAAACCTTCCGCTAAAAAACTGGAGCCTCAAATCATAAAAAGTGAAGCAGCGGAACTTGAAAATGCTGTTGCTCAGGCCTGGAGTCAGATTAGTAAATCAAAAACGCCTTTGATTTTTGCGGGAGTAGAGCTTTTGCGACATAACTTAACAAAACAGTTAGAAGAACTTATTAAAGCGAGTGGTATGTTGTACACCACAACATCACTTGGGAAAACGGTTCTCGACGAAAAAGGAGATAAATTCATAGGTACCTATTCCGATCAGGCTTCTATACCCGAAGTCATAAAACTGGTTGAAGCTTCAGACTGTATTTTGTCTTTAGGGACTATTATCACCGACGATTATTTGTGGCTGGTAGAAAATAAATTTTCAGACATGATTCAGGCGACCACTCAGGAAATGCGGGTGGGGTATTTTACGTACACCGGTGTAACGCTGAAAGACTTTATCGAAGCTTTAACAGCACGCTTTAAAAAAGCAGCAGGATATCCTTTGAAAACAGTAGCTCCGGCTCAGCCAAAATTCCCAGAGCCATGGCGATCCAACTCAGATCCTAAGTACGATAAAACGCCTGAAGTAATAACGTTCAACCGCTTTTTTGAACGTGCAACATTTTTTCTGGAAAAACAGAAAATGCTGGACGATATTGTGATGACTTTTGGCGTAAGTACCTCCATGTACGTCGCCACCAATATTTACGGACTATCTAAAAATGCCTATATCTCCTCGGCAGCCTGGCAGTGTATTGGTTTTGAAACCGGTGCGGCTTCAGGTGCTCAGCTGGGAAGCGGTAAACAGGCCTGGACGGTAGCCGGAGATGGTGGTTTTATGATGATTGCACAATCACTTTCTACCTTGGTGAGATACAACATCAACTCCGTCATTTTTGTCATGAGCAATGGCGTATATGCGATAGAGCAGGTATACGTAGACATAGATTCGTTTAAAGCAGGCCCGACTCATAAGTTTGACGAATTTGATATTCTGCCAAAATGGGACTATCAGGCACTTGCCAAAGCCTTTGGAGCCAATAGTTATCGTGCTGAAACTGTTGCAGAATTAGACGAAGTCCTGTCAAAACTTAAGAAAAAAACAAATCTTCCAACTCTGGTAGAAATTATAATTCCTCAAAAAGATCTGGCCCAGCAAATGGAAAGACTGGGCACTGAATAA